GACATCCTTCTCTTGTTATTGACCCAACCGGAACGCGGTCAGGTCGCCTTTCGTGTTCTGCATCAGCAGGATTCCATCCGCGACCACCGGCTGCGCCACCAGCGGCTTGCGCCCGACCCGCTCGCGCGCGGCGAACTCGCCGTTGTCGAGCCGGAGCCAGTGCAGATAGCCCTTGTAGTCGCCGACCACGGCGTAATCGCCCTGGATCGCCACGCCGGTCAGCGAGCGGCGCGCCAGCCCCGGCTGCGACCACATCGCCGATCCGGAGGCCTTGTCCAGCGCCCACACGGTGCCGGCGTTGTCGGCCACCACCACGTTGCCGGAACTCACGCCGACACCGCCGGCGCCGCCATGATCGCGGTTCCACAGCGGGCGGCCGCTCGGGCCTTCCAGCGCCACGGTCTGGTTCTTGAAACTGGTCGCATACAGCGTGGTGCCGTCGAGCACCGGCGCGCCGTCGACGTCGGCCATGCGCTCCAGTTCGGTGCGGCCTTCCGGCACGCCGATGGTCTGCTCCCACAGTACGCGGCCGTCCTGCATCGCCAGCGCGGCCAGGGTGCCGTCGTCGTTGCCGATGAACAGCACGCCCGGACCCGCCACCACCGGCGCGTTGCCGCGCACGGTCAGGCTCGGCAGTTCCTGCGCATTGAACCAGCGCTGCTGGCCGGTGGCCGCATCGAACGCCGTGGTGCGGCCATCATTGCTGCGCACGAACACCATGTTCTGCGCGATCACCGGCGCGGCGATCACTTCGTTGGGCACCTTGGCGCGCCACTTCTCGGTGCCGTTGGCGGCATCGAGCGCGATCACGGCGCCATCCAGCGCACCGACCACCACCAGGCCGTCGCCCACGCCGGGGCCGCCGGCGAAACGCGGCAGCGGACGCTTCTTCTCGAGCCGCTTGCGTTCCTTGGCCTGCTGCTTTTCGTTGCGCAGGCGCTGCTTGTAGGCGGCACGCTCGTCCTTGGACAGGTTCTTGCCGGACTCGCTCTCGACCTGGCTCTTCGGCTGGTCCTCGGCCTGCGACAGCTGCTGCTTGCGCGCCTGCTTGGCGTCGTATTCCCAAATGGTCTTGCCGGTCTGCAGATCCAGCGCGTACACCGTGCCGGAGGTCGCGGCCGCATACACCTTGCCGTCGGCCACCACAGGGCGCTGGCGCACGCCGATCAGGCGCTCGCCCTTGCCGGCGTCGGTGGACCACAGCTTCACCACCTTCACCGACGGGGTGAACTTGACCAGTTCGGCCGGCTCGGCGGCCTTCTTGGCGGCCGCATCCTTGCCCGCGAACCAGCCCTTGACGGTGCTGCAGCCAGACAGCGCCAGACCCAGCAGGGCCACGGTGGCGACACGCTTGAACATGACTACCTTCATCAGATCGGCTCCGCGGCATTCGGCACGCTGCCGCCCGCATCCATCAATTTCGTTTCGACCACGCGCCGCTGCGGCGAGGCCACGTCCAAACTGGTCAGCGCCTTGGCATACGCATCGCGCGCCGCGTCGCGCTTGCCCTGCGCGATCAGCGCATCGCCGCGAATCTCCAGACCCTGCGAATCGGTGGCCGAGGCCACCAGCGCCAGCGCGTCCTGCGGCTTGCCGCCGGAAATCAGCAACCGCGCCACACGATGGTCGACCAGCACCTTCATTTCGCCGTCGGCCTTGAGCGCGCGCAGCGTGGTCAACGCGGCATCGGACTTACCGGCATCGACCTGCGCCTTGGCCAGGCGCAGCGCCGCCAGTTCGGCGTAGATGTTGGTCGAGCCCTGCTGCAGTTCGGCCATGTCCTTGGCCGCCTTGTCCAGTTGATTGGCCTGGATGCTCTTGAGCACCGCTTCGTAGCGGGTGTTGGCCTGGGCCAGATCGTTGGACCGCTGCTTGGTCCACCACTGCCAGCCGATGATCGCGCCAAGGCCAAGGACGATGCCGCCGATCAGGCCGGCGCCGTTCTTCCTGAGCCAAGTGCGGACGCGTTCGCTTTGTTCGTGCTCGTCGAGCAGGTCGTCAATCGCCATGCGTACTCTCGCCCCGCCGCTGCGACGGGACATGGAATGTTGAAAGTGAGGAACCGCGCCGCCGTCACTCGGAGGCGGGCACCACGGAACCGTCAGAGGATACCGCAAAGCGCGCCACGTTCGCGCGCCTGAACGGGGTCAGATCCACGGTACTCCCGGATTGCTGAACCTGGACCGCGGAGGCATTGCCCAGCACCACGCGCCCGACCTGGCCCGGCGCATAGGTGCGGGTCTCGCCCGCCTTCAGCAGGGCTTTTTCCACCGGCGTGCCGTCAGGAGCAAGGATCTGCACCCAACTGTCGCCCTGGAACGACAGGCTCAGGGCGTTCTTCTCCGGCTCTGCGGCCGGACGCGGCATCGGCGTCAGCGACGCGATGTACGGCGCGGCGCTCGGTGCAGGGCGTGCGGGCGCCGGCGCGGCCGGTGCGGCCGCAGCGGCGCCATTTGCCGGCGTCGCCGTTGCCGCCGGGGTTGTACCGGGCGTGCCCGGCACCACATCCAGCGACGCGGTGCTGGGGCCGTTGTCGTCGGCGAAATGGCTGCGGGTGGCGTACCACACCGGCACCGCCAGTCCGGCGGTGATGACCACGTAGACCATGCGCCTGGTGGCGCTTTCGAGCATGCGCCGCAGCGGCGGGGTATGCGTGTGACTGATCAATTCGACCGGCTGCACCGGCGCGATCTGCGCGGTCTGCAGCAACGGCTCCAGATCGACGCCGAGCAGGCGCGCATAGCTGCGCAGCTGCCCGCGGACGAACACCGGCGCGCCGAGGCGCTGCCACTGCTCCGACTCGAGTGCCTGCACCACATGCACCGGCATGCGCAGTCGGCTGCCGACGTCGTCGATGCTCAGGCCGGCCGCTTCGCGCGCTTCGCGGAGCTGTTGCCCGCAGCCTTTGGCGCCATCGAAAGCGTTCGGATTGGAATCACTGATCACAATGCACTAGCCCCGGGTGTCGTGGTCGCGGCGTCGGGAAACTCCTTGCGCAACCGCTGTTGGTAACGGCCGGCGGCAGCCTTGTCGCCCAGCCTTTGCTCAATCTGAATAGCAAGTTGTAACACGGAAGCGGTGGCAGGCGCAGCCGCCAGACGCCGCTCGGCGAAGGCGCGCGCCTCGAAAAAGCGCCCTTGCGCGACCTCGTTGCGGGCCATCGCCTCAAGCGCGTACGCGTTGTCAGGATCCAGATCCAGCGCCTTGCGCAGGTCGCGTTCGCCGCGCTCGCGCTGGCCGACCTGCAAGGCGCAGCCGCCGGCGTTGGCCAGCGCCGAAGCCGGCGTGGCGTAGTCCTGCAGCGCGAGCGCACGGTCGAACCAGGCCAGCGACTCGGCCGGCGACCCATTCGCACACAGCCAGGCACCGTAGTTGTTCAAGGTCGCACCGTTGCTCGGCGCCAGTTCCGCAGCCTTGCGGTAGTACCCGCCGGCGGTCGTGGCGTCGCCGCGGCGATCGGCGAGCACCGCCAGCACGGTCAGCGCGTCCACCGATTGCGGATCCAGCGCCAGCGCCTTGCGCGCATGCGTCTGCGCGGCCTCCAGGTCGCCGGAGGCAAGCCCGTTGGCGGCCAGACCCAACTGTTCCTGCAAGGCCACCCGCGCCTTCACCGCACGGTTGTCGCGGAAGGAATACTGCGGTTGCACCTGCTCGCTGGTGCGCACCGTGCCGGTCTTGGCCGCGATCCAGTTGCAGCCCGGACAGGCCAGCACTGCGATCGCCAGCATCGCGAGGGAACGCCCTTGGCTACGCCGCCGCATCCCGATCCGCTCGCGTCTGCAATTCGCGCTTGAACTCGGCCTGTCGACGGGTGCGGTCCATGACCTGCCCCTTGAGCTGCCCGCAGGCCGCATCGATGTCGTCGCCGCGCGTGCGCCGCACCATGGTCAGCACCTGCGCGTCCAGCAGGATCTTCTGGAACGCGCGGATCTCGGTCTCCCCGGAGCGCTCGTAGCGCGTGCCGGGGAACGGATTGAACGGGATCAGGTTGACCTTGCCGGCATTCGACGCCTGCACGGCGTTGTCGAACTGGCGCATCAGCCGCGCCAGTTGCCGCGCGTGCTCGGGCTGGTCGTTGATCCCCTTCATCAGGGTGTATTCGAAGGTCACCGACTCGCGGCGCTTGTTGGCGCGCAGGTAGCGCGCACAGGCCGCCATCAGCTCGGCGATCGGGTACTTCTTGTTGAGCGGGACCAGGGTCTCGCGCAGCGCATCGTTGGGCGCATGCAGCGACACCGCCAGCGACACGTCGCTTTCGCTGGACAGGCGGTCGATCTGCGGCACCAGACCCGAGGTGGACAGGGTCACGCGCTTGTTGGCCAGGCCGTAGCCCAGGTCGTCGCGCATCACGCTCATCGCGCGCACGACGTTGTCGAAATTCATCAGCGGCTCGCCCATGCCCATCATCACCACATTGGTGAGGCGGCGCATCTGGTGCGGCACGTTGCCCAGATGCCGCGCCGCCACCCACACCTGGCCGATGATCTCGGCAGTGGAGAGGTTGCGGTTGAAGCCCTGGGTGGCGGTGGAGCAGAACGTGCAGTTGAGGCCGCAACCGACCTGCGAGGACACGCACAGCGTGCCGCGGGTCTTGTCGGGGATGTACACGGTCTCGATCGCGTTCTTGCCGTCCACGCCCATCGCCAGCAGCCACTTGTGGGTGCCGTCGGCGGAGGGCTTGTCGAACACGATGTTGGGAACGACGACCTCGGCATGCTGCTGCAGCTTGGCGCGCAGCGCCTTGCCGAGGTCGGTCATCTGGTCGAAGTCGGTGACGTAACGGTGGTGGATCCACTTCATCACCTGGTGGGCACGGTAGCGCGCTTCGCCGAGGGTCTCGGCGAAGAAACGCTCCAGCCCCTCGCGATCGAGGTCGAGCAGATTCTGCTTGGCCGCCGCGCCGGTCCGCACGGGATCGGCGATGGCCAAGGGAGGATGGACGACCTCGTTCACGACGACCTCGCTTAGCGCGAAACCACTTCGGTGGCAGCGAAGAAATACGCCACTTCGTTGGCGGCGTTCTCGACCGAATCCGAGCCGTGCGCGGCGTTGGCGTCGATCGAATCGGCGAAGTCGGCGCGGATGGTGCCAGGCGCAGCGTCCTTCGGGTTGGTGGCGCCCAGCAGGTCGCGGTGCGCGGCCACGGCGTTCTCGCCTTCCAGCGCCTGGATCATCACCGGGCCGGAGATCATGAACTCGACCAGCGCGTTGAAGAACGGACGCTCGCGGTGCACAGCGTAGAAGCCCTCGGCCTCGCGGCGCGACAGCTGCTTGTACTTGGCGGCCACGACCTTCAGGCCGGCCTTCTCGAAGCGCGAGTAGATTTCGCCGATGACGTTCTTGGCGACGGCATCGGGCTTGATGATGGACAGGGTGCGCTCCAGCGCCATGGGAAGTTCTCCGTTGGGCGGGCCACTGAAGGCCCGAGGTTAACATGAAAAAAACCCGCGTCAAAACGCGGGCTTAGCCAGAATTGCGATGGACAATTCTATCCAATCGGCGCCGGCTTTGCACGGTCGGGCCTGAATCGTGCTGCAAAGCAGCATGACGCCCTCCCCGCCCGGGCCTAGACTCAAACAATCGTTTGATTGATTCTGG
This genomic stretch from Xanthomonas sacchari harbors:
- the bamB gene encoding outer membrane protein assembly factor BamB, which gives rise to MKVVMFKRVATVALLGLALSGCSTVKGWFAGKDAAAKKAAEPAELVKFTPSVKVVKLWSTDAGKGERLIGVRQRPVVADGKVYAAATSGTVYALDLQTGKTIWEYDAKQARKQQLSQAEDQPKSQVESESGKNLSKDERAAYKQRLRNEKQQAKERKRLEKKRPLPRFAGGPGVGDGLVVVGALDGAVIALDAANGTEKWRAKVPNEVIAAPVIAQNMVFVRSNDGRTTAFDAATGQQRWFNAQELPSLTVRGNAPVVAGPGVLFIGNDDGTLAALAMQDGRVLWEQTIGVPEGRTELERMADVDGAPVLDGTTLYATSFKNQTVALEGPSGRPLWNRDHGGAGGVGVSSGNVVVADNAGTVWALDKASGSAMWSQPGLARRSLTGVAIQGDYAVVGDYKGYLHWLRLDNGEFAARERVGRKPLVAQPVVADGILLMQNTKGDLTAFRLGQ
- a CDS encoding tetratricopeptide repeat protein, encoding MAIDDLLDEHEQSERVRTWLRKNGAGLIGGIVLGLGAIIGWQWWTKQRSNDLAQANTRYEAVLKSIQANQLDKAAKDMAELQQGSTNIYAELAALRLAKAQVDAGKSDAALTTLRALKADGEMKVLVDHRVARLLISGGKPQDALALVASATDSQGLEIRGDALIAQGKRDAARDAYAKALTSLDVASPQRRVVETKLMDAGGSVPNAAEPI
- a CDS encoding RodZ domain-containing protein, giving the protein MISDSNPNAFDGAKGCGQQLREAREAAGLSIDDVGSRLRMPVHVVQALESEQWQRLGAPVFVRGQLRSYARLLGVDLEPLLQTAQIAPVQPVELISHTHTPPLRRMLESATRRMVYVVITAGLAVPVWYATRSHFADDNGPSTASLDVVPGTPGTTPAATATPANGAAAAAPAAPAPARPAPSAAPYIASLTPMPRPAAEPEKNALSLSFQGDSWVQILAPDGTPVEKALLKAGETRTYAPGQVGRVVLGNASAVQVQQSGSTVDLTPFRRANVARFAVSSDGSVVPASE
- the pilW gene encoding type IV pilus biogenesis/stability protein PilW, translated to MLAIAVLACPGCNWIAAKTGTVRTSEQVQPQYSFRDNRAVKARVALQEQLGLAANGLASGDLEAAQTHARKALALDPQSVDALTVLAVLADRRGDATTAGGYYRKAAELAPSNGATLNNYGAWLCANGSPAESLAWFDRALALQDYATPASALANAGGCALQVGQRERGERDLRKALDLDPDNAYALEAMARNEVAQGRFFEARAFAERRLAAAPATASVLQLAIQIEQRLGDKAAAGRYQQRLRKEFPDAATTTPGASAL
- the rlmN gene encoding 23S rRNA (adenine(2503)-C(2))-methyltransferase RlmN; this translates as MAIADPVRTGAAAKQNLLDLDREGLERFFAETLGEARYRAHQVMKWIHHRYVTDFDQMTDLGKALRAKLQQHAEVVVPNIVFDKPSADGTHKWLLAMGVDGKNAIETVYIPDKTRGTLCVSSQVGCGLNCTFCSTATQGFNRNLSTAEIIGQVWVAARHLGNVPHQMRRLTNVVMMGMGEPLMNFDNVVRAMSVMRDDLGYGLANKRVTLSTSGLVPQIDRLSSESDVSLAVSLHAPNDALRETLVPLNKKYPIAELMAACARYLRANKRRESVTFEYTLMKGINDQPEHARQLARLMRQFDNAVQASNAGKVNLIPFNPFPGTRYERSGETEIRAFQKILLDAQVLTMVRRTRGDDIDAACGQLKGQVMDRTRRQAEFKRELQTRADRDAAA
- the ndk gene encoding nucleoside-diphosphate kinase; the encoded protein is MALERTLSIIKPDAVAKNVIGEIYSRFEKAGLKVVAAKYKQLSRREAEGFYAVHRERPFFNALVEFMISGPVMIQALEGENAVAAHRDLLGATNPKDAAPGTIRADFADSIDANAAHGSDSVENAANEVAYFFAATEVVSR